The Pseudomonadota bacterium genome contains the following window.
AGGAGTTGTAACAGAGAATATGCGGGCGGCTTTTTCGGCCCCCACTGAAGCTAGTGAGTTTACCAGCAATCTTACCGTTACCAGTACCAATTTCTACGACCCCATGACCGACACCTTTACTATTAACGCCAAATACCAGGCTCCAACCTTTATAATCGGAAGGCTAGGCGCCGCGCTCGGTGCTGCAACGTGTCCTGAAGAGAAGAAAAATGGGATTGGCACTGGCAAATACCGCTGCCCAATAACCGTCACTGAAACTGCGCGACTTGAAAGGGCAGTTGTGGCGTTGCTGCTTGATGTGTCTGGGTCGATGAACTGTAAGGCAAGCGATCTAACTAACTGCGCATGCCGCACAGATACTACTGGCAATGGCTGCGGAACAAGTGGCCGGGTTATCGATGCTCTTGTA
Protein-coding sequences here:
- a CDS encoding Tad domain-containing protein, with the protein product MKQRYSKSSGYVLVFFTLILGVLVSIAGVAVDIGNLYIIRNRLERAAKAGALAGVGYRSLRGWGYFATYVAGTPTLKSTKDELFGVMSGVVTENMRAAFSAPTEASEFTSNLTVTSTNFYDPMTDTFTINAKYQAPTFIIGRLGAALGAATCPEEKKNGIGTGKYRCPITVTETARLERAVVALLLDVSGSMNCKASDLTNCACRTDTTGNGCGTSGRVIDALV